In the Acidimicrobiales bacterium genome, GGTGGAGGCGGTGGCCGCATATTTCGAGAAGCGACCGCCTGTTTTCGCCGATCCGCACCTATGACCCGCGGAACCGCCGCCACTGCCTCTAATCTGGAGTCGTGACCGAAGCCCCCGCTCCGATCAACGAAATGGACGACGAGTCCGTCAACCCCGAGGACGCGGACTCCGTCCTGGCCGCTTTCCGCCGCCAGCTCGAAGGTCAGGTGTCCGTGCCGGCCTCCTTGGTCCAAGACACCCTGCTCGACCTCTGGGGAGTACTTCCCGAAGGAGAGTCCAGGACCGAGGTCGAGCGCTGGCTGACCGAGACCCTCGAGCGGAACCTCTACGCGGTCTCCGACGTCGACGCGAGGCTTTCGACCGTCTTCTCGGACAACTGACCAGAGCCGATCACAACTGATCAAATCCCGCGGAAGCGGGTACCGTCCTCTGGCGGCGCGCGACTGAGAGGCGTGCCAGGGGAGGAAATGAACGTGGCTGAGAACTCGAACCCTCGCCAGAACGTCACTTTCGCGAGCAACGGAAGCGAGGCTCACGGTTACCTCGCGTTGCCGCCTTCGGGCAGCGGCCCGGGCGTGATCGTGATCCAGGAATGGTGGGGTCTCACCACACATATAGCGAACATCGTCGACCGGCTCGCACAGGATGGCTTTGTCGCCCTCGCGCCCGACTTGTATGGCGGATCCACCACCCACAACGCCGATGAGGCCGGGCGGCTGATGCAAGAGCTGCCGGTGGATCGGGCGGCACGCGACCTCCGCGGTGCGGTCGACTATCTGCTCTCGAGGGACGAGGTCACCGGTGAGAGGGTCGGGATCGTCGGTTTTTGCATGGGCGGGGCGTTCGCCCTTCAGCTCGCCGTTCAAGAAGGCGGGAAGATCGCGGCAGCGATCGCGTATTACCCCGTGGGCAGCCTTCCCGATGACTACGCCGGCCTGCAGGCGGCTGTGCTCGTTCACGTCGCCGAGGGAGACCAGTTCGTTCCCGCCAGCCAGGCCGACCAGCTAGCTGAAAAGATCGCTGCCGGCACCGGCCGCAAACCGGAGCTCATCCGATATCCCGGTGGCCACGCCTTCAACAACCACGACAACCTCCTCGGAACCTACGACTCCGAGCTGTCCAAGAAGGCTTGGGGCAGCACGGTCGCGTTCCTAAGACAGCACCTCGGTTAAACCTCCCTGGCTCGGCTGTGCCACCGGCCGGCCGATCCTTCGAGAAGCAGCTCCATCCCGAACGTCGCCGAAAGTGAGGAGGCCGTCAGGCAATCCTCGATCGGCCCAGCGGTCACCAACCGCCCCTCCCTCAGCAACAGCACGTGGGTGAATCCAGACGGGATCTCCTCCACGTGATGGGTGATCATCACGATCGGGGGGCTCGACGGGTCAACTGCGAGGCCTCCCATCCGGGCGACGAGACGTTCGCGACCTCCCATGTCGAGGCCTGCTGCAGGTTCGTCGAGAAGGAGCAGAGACGGTTCGGTCATCAGAGCTCTCGCCAGGAGCACCTGCTGTCGCTCGCCGTCCGACAAGACTCCGAAGGGTCGATCCTCGATAGCCGCGAACCCGGCCTGGGCGAGGAGGCCACGTGCCCGCTCGAGCTCGGCTTCGGAGTAGGCGTGCCACCACGGCTCGAGCGCGCCATGAAGCGCGGACACGACGACCCCTGTAGCGCTTACCGAAGGGACGAGTTTCTTGGCGACGGCGGACGAGACCACGCCTATGTGCTCGCGAAGCCGGCGAACGTCGACGCGCCCAAGCCGGTGTCCGAGGATATGGACAGTCCCTCGAGTCGGATGGAGATAGCCGGATGCCAGCTCGAACATGGTCGTCTTGCCCGAACCGTTGGGACCGAGAACGACCCAGCGCTCGCCGGGCTGGACGGTCCAGTCGACGGAATGAAGGATCGGCGTGGCCAGACGGTCGAGGTCGACTGCCTCGAAGCGAAGCGCGGCTTGGGGACCATTTTTCACGAGCCCCTGAACCTACGCGACGATGAAAGGGTGCCCGGTGTGTACCAGACCCTCGATCAGCGTCTCAGAGAGGCCTTTGACTCCGTCGTGCCGGGAACCGATCCGGTCCTCCGCCCATCGACTCGGCCCGGTATCGACTTCCAGGCGAACGGGGCGATCGCGGTCGCCAAGCGCCTGGGTTCCAATCCGGGGCAACTGGCCGGCGAAGTCGTCGCAGCCGCCCGGCTGGAAGAAGTATGCAGCTCGGTCGAGGTGGCACCCCAGGGTTTCATCAACCTCACCCTCGACGACGGATTCCTTGCACAATCGGTGCAACAGCAAGCCACAGACCAGCGCCTCGGAGTTACCCCGGCGGAAACCCCGCGCACCGTCATAGTCGACTATTCGAGCCCGAACGTGGCGAAGGAGATGCACGCCGGACACTTGCGCACGACGATCATCGGCGACGCACTGGTCCGGATGCTCACCTTCGTCGGCGAGCAGGTCGTCCGCGAGAACCACGTCGGCGACTGGGGAACGCCGTTCGGGATGCTGATCGAGCACCTGCTCGACATCGGAGAGGAAAACGCCGCCCACGAACTGTCGGTGGGAGACCTCGACACCTTTTACCGCCAGGCCCGCACGACGTTCGACGCGAGCCCCGAATTCCAAGAGCGCAGCCGGCGACGCGTGGTCCTTTTACAGTCAGGCGATCCCGAGACCATGCGACTCTGGCGGATTCTCGTGGATGCGAGCGTCGCCTATTTCGACGAGGTCTACCAGGTTCTGGGTGTGCTCCTCACCGACGACGACATCTTCGGAGAGAGCTTCTACAACCCCCAGCTCGCGACCGTCGTCGAGGAGCTCGATCAGAAGGGTCTGCTGCGGGAGAGTGAAGGGGCGCTGTGCGTTTTCCCCGAGGGTTTCAC is a window encoding:
- the argS gene encoding arginine--tRNA ligase, whose amino-acid sequence is MPGVYQTLDQRLREAFDSVVPGTDPVLRPSTRPGIDFQANGAIAVAKRLGSNPGQLAGEVVAAARLEEVCSSVEVAPQGFINLTLDDGFLAQSVQQQATDQRLGVTPAETPRTVIVDYSSPNVAKEMHAGHLRTTIIGDALVRMLTFVGEQVVRENHVGDWGTPFGMLIEHLLDIGEENAAHELSVGDLDTFYRQARTTFDASPEFQERSRRRVVLLQSGDPETMRLWRILVDASVAYFDEVYQVLGVLLTDDDIFGESFYNPQLATVVEELDQKGLLRESEGALCVFPEGFTNREGEPLPLIVQKSDGGYGYAATDLAAIRDRFGRLGADLALYVVGAPQAQHLAMVFEAGTEAAWIPKGKEAVHVAFGSILGSDRRPFRSRSGDSVKLIEVLDEAVARAAAVVEANTELNAAERVEVARMVGIGAVKYADLSTDRIRDYIFDWDRMLSFDGNTGPYLQYARVRCLSIFRRGEIDPQPYATGAVPIVLGEPGERDLALQLAGFPEAVGSAIETWSPHKLCSYLFDLAGAYTTFFETCPVLKAPDPAVRDSRLALCGITASVLGVGLAVLGIETPERM
- a CDS encoding ATP-binding cassette domain-containing protein, which gives rise to MKNGPQAALRFEAVDLDRLATPILHSVDWTVQPGERWVVLGPNGSGKTTMFELASGYLHPTRGTVHILGHRLGRVDVRRLREHIGVVSSAVAKKLVPSVSATGVVVSALHGALEPWWHAYSEAELERARGLLAQAGFAAIEDRPFGVLSDGERQQVLLARALMTEPSLLLLDEPAAGLDMGGRERLVARMGGLAVDPSSPPIVMITHHVEEIPSGFTHVLLLREGRLVTAGPIEDCLTASSLSATFGMELLLEGSAGRWHSRAREV
- a CDS encoding alpha/beta fold hydrolase encodes the protein MAENSNPRQNVTFASNGSEAHGYLALPPSGSGPGVIVIQEWWGLTTHIANIVDRLAQDGFVALAPDLYGGSTTHNADEAGRLMQELPVDRAARDLRGAVDYLLSRDEVTGERVGIVGFCMGGAFALQLAVQEGGKIAAAIAYYPVGSLPDDYAGLQAAVLVHVAEGDQFVPASQADQLAEKIAAGTGRKPELIRYPGGHAFNNHDNLLGTYDSELSKKAWGSTVAFLRQHLG